A portion of the Krasilnikovia cinnamomea genome contains these proteins:
- a CDS encoding M50 family metallopeptidase, whose amino-acid sequence MSTDGLTDLWDKLFGAQPDPPALLVLVTVLLAFVVVAVRPLWRIARNAVTIAHEGGHALAALLTGRKLRGIRLEFDTSGLTLSAGRPTGPGMILTLLAGYLAPSLVGLLGAWLLGGNRITLLLWLAVVLLLLTLINIRNAFGAVSLLVTGAIVVVVSWYATPQVQAAFAYTGVWFLLIGGLRPVGELQKLRSRGRMPESDADQLAHLTHLPALFWVGTFGLVNLVVLVAGAFLLAGQWLPDLGAPTP is encoded by the coding sequence GTGTCGACCGATGGACTGACAGACCTGTGGGACAAGCTGTTCGGCGCCCAGCCCGACCCGCCTGCGCTGCTGGTGCTGGTCACCGTGCTGCTGGCGTTCGTGGTGGTGGCGGTACGGCCGCTGTGGCGGATCGCGCGCAACGCGGTCACCATCGCGCACGAGGGCGGGCACGCCCTGGCGGCGCTGCTCACCGGGCGCAAGCTGCGGGGCATCCGGCTGGAGTTCGACACTTCCGGGTTGACCCTGTCGGCGGGGCGGCCGACCGGCCCGGGGATGATCCTGACGCTGTTGGCGGGCTACCTCGCGCCGTCGCTGGTCGGGCTGCTGGGCGCCTGGCTGCTCGGCGGTAACCGCATCACCCTGCTGTTGTGGCTGGCGGTCGTCCTGCTGCTGCTCACGCTGATCAACATCCGCAACGCCTTCGGCGCGGTGTCGCTGCTGGTCACGGGCGCGATCGTCGTCGTGGTCTCCTGGTACGCGACCCCGCAGGTGCAGGCCGCGTTCGCGTACACCGGGGTGTGGTTCCTGCTGATCGGTGGGCTGCGGCCGGTCGGGGAGCTGCAGAAGCTGCGGAGCCGGGGCCGGATGCCGGAGTCCGACGCGGACCAGCTCGCGCACCTCACCCACCTGCCAGCACTGTTCTGGGTGGGTACGTTCGGGCTGGTCAACCTCGTGGTGCTGGTGGCTGGCGCGTTCCTGCTGGCGGGCCAGTGGCTGCCGGACCTGGGCGCCCCGACGCCCTGA
- a CDS encoding acyl-CoA carboxylase subunit epsilon, producing MDPETKFSVVRGTPTAEEVAALVGALVSRTATSGAPTPPPRMSAWVRSARPAGRPGSWRDSGLPR from the coding sequence ATGGACCCTGAAACCAAGTTCAGCGTCGTCCGTGGTACGCCGACCGCCGAGGAGGTCGCCGCGCTCGTCGGCGCCCTGGTCAGCCGGACGGCGACCTCGGGCGCCCCGACGCCCCCGCCGCGCATGAGTGCCTGGGTGCGCAGCGCCCGCCCGGCGGGCCGGCCCGGTTCATGGCGGGATTCCGGTTTGCCCCGATAG
- the mycP gene encoding type VII secretion-associated serine protease mycosin: MVASASIATIGSPALADNTRDKQWHLQYLRIAEAHRISTGRGVTVAVIDSGVSDHRDLSGSVLSGKDFTNARGSGRTDVDGHGTAMAGDIAAHGKDGSGALGIAPESKILPIRVLTTGRFSRGLGPAISWAIAHGADVINISLGGGATPDLFSALAAAEKANVVVVASAGNRPESHGITSPAFVPSVLAVGAVDRDGKRAPVSATGPALDLMAPGTDIMSTSTNNRYATGTGTSDSAAIVSGAVALIRSKYPALSAREVVARLESTAADKGAPGVDPEYGHGVIDIVAALSTDAPTPTDEPSPSAPVDNTQQAGASTSTNVTASPENQPARSTALVVSCAAALAALGGLAAFVLVRRRRQ, from the coding sequence ATGGTAGCAAGTGCCAGCATCGCCACCATTGGCAGTCCGGCCCTCGCCGACAATACTCGCGACAAGCAATGGCACCTCCAGTACCTGAGAATTGCTGAGGCTCATCGAATCAGTACTGGGCGCGGTGTCACCGTCGCCGTAATCGATTCAGGCGTCAGCGATCATCGCGATTTGTCCGGCAGTGTCCTTTCGGGTAAGGACTTCACCAATGCGAGGGGATCTGGGCGGACCGACGTGGACGGCCACGGAACAGCCATGGCTGGGGACATCGCCGCCCATGGGAAGGATGGATCAGGGGCCCTTGGCATCGCACCTGAATCAAAGATTCTCCCGATTCGAGTTCTTACCACCGGCAGGTTTAGTCGCGGCCTAGGGCCAGCAATTTCATGGGCCATTGCCCATGGCGCAGACGTTATCAATATCTCGCTCGGTGGAGGCGCGACACCTGACTTGTTCTCTGCGCTAGCGGCTGCTGAAAAGGCAAACGTCGTGGTCGTTGCTTCGGCGGGGAACCGGCCGGAGTCCCACGGAATCACATCCCCGGCCTTCGTCCCTAGCGTTCTGGCAGTAGGGGCAGTGGATCGCGACGGAAAGCGGGCCCCAGTCTCGGCAACCGGCCCTGCGCTCGACCTAATGGCGCCCGGAACCGACATCATGAGCACAAGCACTAATAATCGGTACGCAACCGGGACCGGCACATCCGACTCGGCAGCAATCGTGTCTGGAGCGGTCGCGCTCATCCGCAGCAAGTACCCTGCCCTGAGCGCGCGGGAAGTTGTGGCACGCCTGGAATCAACCGCCGCCGACAAGGGAGCTCCCGGGGTAGATCCAGAGTACGGACACGGAGTCATCGATATCGTGGCGGCTCTTTCCACCGACGCGCCCACTCCAACGGACGAACCGAGCCCTAGCGCCCCGGTTGACAATACCCAGCAGGCCGGAGCCAGCACGTCGACAAATGTAACCGCATCGCCGGAAAACCAGCCGGCGCGCAGTACGGCACTCGTCGTCAGCTGCGCTGCTGCGCTCGCCGCACTCGGTGGGCTAGCGGCGTTTGTACTCGTCCGACGGCGCAGGCAGTAG
- a CDS encoding Maf family protein: MQTDTSYRLVLASASPARRALLKAAGIDADTIVSGVDESTVEADDAHTLSLTLARLKARTVAARLPSDPGTLVLGCDSVLAFDGQILGKPANASEAVQRWRAMRGRSGILYTGHHLTDLVEGKQGEEVGTTIVHFADISDAEIDAYVTTEEPLHVAGSFTIDGRGGAFVDRIEGDASNVIGLSLPLLRRLLAGFGVSITRLWRD; this comes from the coding sequence GTGCAGACCGACACCTCGTACCGTCTCGTGCTCGCCTCCGCGAGTCCTGCCCGCCGCGCCCTGCTGAAGGCTGCCGGCATCGACGCTGACACGATCGTCAGCGGCGTCGACGAATCGACCGTCGAGGCGGACGACGCGCACACCCTCAGCCTGACCCTGGCCCGCCTGAAGGCACGTACGGTCGCCGCCCGCCTGCCGAGCGACCCCGGCACCCTGGTGTTGGGCTGCGACTCGGTACTCGCCTTCGACGGCCAGATCCTGGGCAAACCGGCGAACGCGAGCGAGGCGGTGCAGCGCTGGCGCGCCATGCGCGGGCGCTCCGGGATTCTGTACACCGGGCATCACCTGACCGACCTCGTGGAAGGCAAGCAAGGCGAGGAGGTCGGCACGACGATAGTGCACTTCGCGGACATCTCGGACGCCGAGATCGACGCGTACGTGACGACCGAAGAACCGCTGCACGTGGCCGGATCGTTCACGATCGACGGGCGTGGCGGCGCGTTCGTGGACCGGATCGAGGGCGACGCGAGCAACGTGATCGGACTGTCCCTACCGCTGCTGCGCCGCCTGCTGGCGGGTTTCGGCGTCTCCATCACCCGGCTGTGGCGGGACTGA
- a CDS encoding O-methyltransferase, with protein sequence MTFKPLPLTAELHAYLLDHSTAPDEVTAELIAETRAALPDNAGMQVAPEQAAFIRMLTTVTGVRRAVEVGTFTGLSSLSIARGLADGGQLVCFDISEEFTSVARRYWQRAGVDDRIELRIGPAAERLSELPAEPHLDLVFIDADKESYQTYWDELVPRVRPGGVLLVDNTLWSGRVLDPQSTSDRAITAFNDMVIADKRVEAVILPIADGLTMARRLP encoded by the coding sequence ATGACGTTCAAACCGCTGCCGCTCACCGCCGAACTGCACGCCTACCTGCTCGACCACAGCACCGCGCCGGACGAGGTCACCGCCGAGCTCATCGCCGAGACCCGGGCTGCGCTCCCCGACAACGCGGGCATGCAGGTGGCGCCCGAGCAGGCGGCCTTCATCCGGATGCTGACGACGGTGACGGGGGTGCGCCGCGCGGTGGAGGTGGGCACGTTCACGGGCCTGTCCTCGCTGTCGATCGCGCGCGGGCTCGCCGACGGTGGGCAGCTGGTCTGCTTCGACATCTCTGAGGAGTTCACGAGTGTGGCGCGTCGCTACTGGCAGCGCGCCGGGGTCGACGACCGGATCGAATTGCGCATCGGGCCGGCGGCTGAGCGGCTGAGCGAGCTGCCGGCCGAGCCGCACCTGGATCTGGTGTTCATCGACGCGGACAAGGAGAGCTACCAGACGTATTGGGATGAGCTGGTGCCGCGGGTGCGTCCCGGCGGCGTCCTTCTTGTCGACAACACCTTGTGGTCGGGCCGAGTGCTCGATCCACAAAGCACCAGCGACCGGGCGATCACCGCGTTCAACGACATGGTGATCGCGGACAAGCGGGTGGAGGCGGTGATCCTGCCGATCGCCGACGGCCTGACGATGGCACGCCGCCTGCCCTGA
- a CDS encoding ABC transporter permease yields the protein MKLLRDTSLIFQRQMQLLLRNPVWIFVGVFQPVMYLLLFAPLLKPALQVRTNAEAYEIFVPGLLVLLAIFGGLFQGFGLIAELRAGIIERSRVTPVSRLALLLGRSLRDVVSLIAQAVIITLLALLFDLRVFIGNLLLAYLMLALISLMTSAVSYGVALKVRSEDALAPLMNTVAQPVLLLSGILLPLTFAPGWLQGVADWNPFSWAVDGTRALFRGDLASEAVWQGLVIMAVLAAAAVAWAARMFARSVR from the coding sequence ATGAAGCTGCTGCGTGACACCTCACTCATCTTCCAGCGCCAGATGCAGCTCCTGCTGCGCAACCCGGTCTGGATCTTCGTCGGCGTGTTCCAGCCGGTCATGTACCTGCTGCTGTTCGCCCCGCTGCTCAAGCCCGCACTGCAGGTACGCACCAACGCCGAGGCGTACGAGATCTTCGTCCCCGGACTGCTTGTGCTGCTGGCCATCTTCGGCGGCCTGTTCCAGGGCTTCGGGCTCATCGCCGAACTGCGCGCCGGCATCATCGAACGGTCGCGGGTCACCCCGGTCAGCCGCCTCGCGCTCCTGCTCGGCCGGTCGTTGCGTGACGTGGTGTCGCTGATCGCCCAGGCGGTCATCATCACCCTGCTGGCGTTGCTGTTCGACCTGCGGGTGTTCATTGGCAACCTCCTGCTGGCGTACCTGATGCTCGCGTTGATCTCGCTGATGACCTCGGCCGTCAGCTACGGCGTCGCGCTGAAGGTGAGGAGCGAGGACGCCTTGGCTCCGCTGATGAACACTGTGGCCCAGCCGGTGCTGCTGCTCTCCGGCATCCTGCTCCCGCTGACCTTCGCGCCCGGCTGGCTGCAGGGCGTTGCCGACTGGAATCCCTTCTCCTGGGCCGTCGACGGGACGCGGGCGCTGTTCCGTGGGGACCTGGCCTCGGAGGCGGTCTGGCAGGGGCTGGTCATCATGGCCGTGCTCGCCGCGGCGGCGGTGGCGTGGGCGGCCCGGATGTTCGCCCGCAGCGTCCGCTGA
- a CDS encoding ATP-binding cassette domain-containing protein, whose protein sequence is MIETRGLRKSFTSRQGREKKTVEAVRGVDLTVAEGEIFGFLGPNGAGKTTTLRMLATLIEPDGGSATIAGVDLLKNPGEVRRRIGYVAQGGSTWDDSTAREELVLQARLYGISRSVATERANRVLNAFQLSEYADRKCKTYSGGQRRRVDIALGIIHEPKLVFLDEPTTGLDPQSRAHMWDEVRRLRDEGMTVFITTHYLDEADALCDRISIMDHGQIVASGTPAELKREISGDVVRVGLAAGAVPAAAEVLDVAPFVNKLETQDDGLRLYVDDGATAIPLVLRALDAASVPLGTIELHRPSLDDVFLTKTGRSLREE, encoded by the coding sequence GTGATCGAGACGCGAGGACTGCGCAAGTCGTTCACGTCCCGGCAGGGACGCGAGAAGAAAACCGTCGAGGCCGTACGCGGCGTCGACCTGACCGTGGCCGAGGGGGAGATCTTCGGCTTCCTGGGCCCCAACGGCGCCGGAAAGACCACGACCCTGCGGATGCTCGCCACCCTGATCGAGCCCGACGGCGGCTCGGCCACCATCGCCGGCGTGGATCTGCTCAAGAACCCGGGCGAGGTGCGCCGCCGCATCGGGTACGTGGCTCAGGGCGGCAGCACCTGGGACGACTCGACCGCCCGCGAGGAACTGGTCCTGCAGGCCCGCCTATACGGCATCTCCCGCTCCGTCGCCACCGAACGGGCCAACCGGGTCCTCAACGCGTTCCAGCTCAGCGAGTACGCCGACCGCAAGTGCAAGACGTACTCCGGTGGTCAGCGCCGCCGGGTCGACATCGCGCTCGGCATCATCCACGAGCCGAAGCTCGTCTTCCTGGACGAGCCCACCACCGGCCTCGACCCGCAGAGCCGCGCCCACATGTGGGATGAGGTGCGGCGCCTGCGCGACGAGGGCATGACGGTCTTCATCACCACGCACTACCTCGACGAGGCCGACGCCCTCTGCGACCGGATCTCCATCATGGACCACGGCCAGATCGTCGCCTCCGGCACGCCCGCCGAGCTCAAACGCGAGATCTCCGGCGACGTGGTGCGCGTCGGCCTCGCCGCGGGCGCGGTCCCCGCCGCCGCGGAGGTACTCGACGTCGCGCCATTCGTGAACAAGCTCGAAACGCAGGACGACGGTCTACGCCTCTACGTCGACGACGGTGCCACCGCCATCCCGCTGGTGCTGCGCGCGCTGGACGCCGCATCGGTGCCGCTCGGCACGATCGAGCTGCACCGTCCCAGCCTCGACGACGTCTTCCTGACCAAGACCGGCCGCTCGCTGCGGGAGGAATGA